A single genomic interval of Natronoarchaeum philippinense harbors:
- a CDS encoding LeuA family protein, with the protein MPCPTTRPWIRPLAPARGVEFFQGTLDSTDEIKSARVFDTTLRDGEQSPRTSFSYEDKREIAAVLDEMGTHVIEAGFPVNSDAEFEAVRDIAESTSSTTCGLARVVDKDVEAAIDSGVEMIHVFSSTSDVQIEDSMHATREEVVERSVEAVERVKEAGVTCMYSPMDATRTDEDFLIEVIEEVSDAGTDWINIPDTCGVATPRRFYDLISTVVDHTDARVDVHTHDDFGLATANALSGIEAGASQAQVSVNSIGERAGNAAYEEFVMAVESVYQVDTGIDTTRITELSRLVEELSGIDVPGNKPVVGENAFSHESGIHAAGVIENSDTFEPGVMTPDMVGANRKLVLGKHTGNHSVRERLEDAGFEPTEEEVRAVTRRVKDFGAEKKQVTMETLERFAREEGVTRTEEVRV; encoded by the coding sequence ATACCATGTCCGACGACACGTCCATGGATTCGTCCTCTGGCACCAGCCAGGGGGGTCGAGTTCTTCCAGGGCACGTTAGATTCCACTGACGAGATCAAGTCAGCACGCGTTTTCGACACGACGCTCCGCGACGGGGAGCAATCGCCACGTACGTCGTTCTCCTACGAAGACAAACGGGAGATAGCGGCAGTACTGGACGAGATGGGTACCCACGTCATCGAGGCGGGGTTCCCGGTCAACTCCGACGCGGAGTTCGAGGCGGTTCGTGACATCGCAGAGAGCACGAGTTCGACCACCTGCGGGCTCGCCCGCGTGGTCGACAAGGACGTCGAGGCCGCCATCGACAGCGGCGTCGAGATGATCCACGTGTTCTCCTCGACCAGCGACGTTCAGATCGAGGATTCGATGCACGCGACCCGCGAGGAAGTAGTAGAGCGTTCGGTCGAGGCCGTCGAGCGAGTCAAAGAGGCAGGCGTGACCTGCATGTACTCGCCGATGGACGCGACCCGCACCGATGAGGACTTCCTGATCGAAGTGATCGAGGAGGTCAGCGACGCCGGCACCGACTGGATCAACATCCCCGACACCTGCGGCGTGGCGACGCCGCGCCGGTTCTACGACCTGATCAGCACGGTCGTCGATCACACCGACGCGCGCGTCGACGTCCACACCCACGACGACTTCGGGCTGGCGACGGCCAACGCCCTCTCGGGCATCGAGGCCGGCGCCTCGCAGGCCCAAGTCTCGGTCAACTCCATCGGGGAGCGGGCCGGCAACGCCGCCTACGAGGAGTTCGTGATGGCAGTCGAGTCGGTCTATCAGGTCGACACCGGCATCGACACGACCCGAATCACGGAGCTGTCCCGACTCGTCGAGGAGCTGAGCGGCATCGACGTGCCGGGCAACAAGCCCGTCGTCGGCGAGAACGCCTTCTCCCACGAGAGCGGCATCCACGCCGCCGGCGTCATCGAGAACTCCGACACGTTCGAGCCGGGCGTCATGACGCCCGATATGGTCGGCGCGAACCGAAAGCTGGTGTTGGGCAAGCACACCGGCAACCACTCGGTCCGCGAGCGACTGGAGGACGCCGGCTTCGAGCCGACCGAGGAGGAGGTCCGCGCGGTCACCCGCCGCGTCAAGGACTTCGGCGCCGAGAAAAAGCAGGTCACGATGGAGACGTTAGAGCGGTTTGCCCGCGAGGAGGGCGTCACGCGCACGGAGGAGGTCCGGGTCTGA